One genomic region from Nymphaea colorata isolate Beijing-Zhang1983 chromosome 12, ASM883128v2, whole genome shotgun sequence encodes:
- the LOC116265589 gene encoding putative pentatricopeptide repeat-containing protein At1g13630 isoform X2, translated as MNHLFRWWRILRPRPLLPKPSLFSGFALCSEVTAPEEDELQEHSGPILPSLRDPILDTVACLIKVGARRFLSSNRFSELVSSLAPYHVDRMLISLKGDADSSFYLFKCLREQHGFCHSRFSCFLVAHVLAREKRLRDVLWVLRSLVEKEGVGSATDLCEALWNEFRGWDCNDLVFDMLASVYSRTEMVDDALCILFKMRALGFHVSILTYNQLLYNLRHTNMVLEMYEEICSSGIVPDVHTYTILIDALCKQKQLGQALAFFQELRDIGYRPCIVTLNSLMSGFCKAGSVNTAKSFLRVMLYYGFFPDRCSYNILIHGLSLVGSMDEAMDTLKNMKLDKIKPDLISYNSLIYGFAILGMVEEAEKVIGIMTGEGVIPNHVTYTTLINGYCQKGDIKEGLRIREEMIHRNFQMNHVTYGTLLNGLCRQGLVHDADRLLKEMVTLGLEPDQIAYCILMNGYSKQGNMQKVSQLFGDMCSKGIVPNAFAHGATLYGLCKSGKLFEAMNYFESLVNSEAVTDVFLYNIMIDGCVKFGYVSEAVKIYEQLIKAGLTPSMVTINSLIFGFCKIGSLVEARELLETSESLGLLPNEISYTILLDGYCAVGDTEMMVQLFNQMEEKAIQPNVITYTILVKKLCEQGHLEKSFHFLREMCRKGISADPVVYNVLIKRFCDQHDLRMAIYLHDEMLRHGVMPSPATYHVIINSLCLKGKVEIAEELLDSRVKQDILFPTIVIRGQLSMTNFLF; from the exons ATGAACCATCTCTTTCGATGGTGGAGGATTCTTCGTCCGAGACCTCTCCTGCCCAAACCTTCTCTCTTCTCTGGTTTCGCTCTCTGCTCAGAAGTGACAGCTCCAGAAGAAGACGAGCTACAAGAGCACTCTGGCCCCATCCTTCCGAGCCTCAGGGACCCCATTTTGGATACTGTTGCGTGTTTGATCAAGGTGGGTGCAAGGAGATTCCTTAGTAGCAATAGATTTTCCGAGCTTGTGTCATCGTTGGCTCCGTATCACGTAGACCGGATGCTTATCAGTCTCAAGGGCGACGCTGATTCCTCATTCTACCTCTTCAAATGCCTCCGGGAGCAACATGGGTTTTGCCACTCCAGATTCTCTTGCTTCCTGGTTGCACACGTCTTGGCCCGAGAGAAGCGTTTGCGGGACGTGCTGTGGGTGCTGCGGTCATTGGTTGAAAAAGAAG GGGTTGGTTCAGCTACTGACCTTTGTGAGGCATTGTGGAACGAATTCAGGGGGTGGGACTGCAACGACCTTGTTTTTGATATGCTGGCAAGCGTGTACTCGAGAACCGAAATGGTTGATGATGCACTTTGCATCCTCTTTAAGATGAGGGCTCTcggttttcatgtttcaatacTAACTTATAATCAACTTCTCTACAACTTAAGACACACAAACATGGTGCTGGAAATGTATGAGGAGATATGTTCTAGTGGCATTGTCCCGGATGTGCACACTTACACAATCCTTATTGACGCTCTATGCAAGCAGAAACAGCTGGGACAAGCACTGGCATTCTTTCAAGAACTGAGGGATATAGGATATAGACCTTGCATCGTCACCTTGAATAGTCTTATGTCTGGCTTCTGCAAGGCAGGATCTGTTAATACTGCCAAATCCTTTCTTCGTGTGATGCTTTATTATGGATTCTTCCCTGACAGATGCAGTTATAATATACTTATCCATGGCCTTTCTTTGGTAGGTTCCATGGATGAAGCCATGGACACATTGAAGAACATGAAGCTGGACAAGATAAAACCAGATTTGATCAGTTACAATTCTCTCATTTATGGTTTTGCTATACTTGGTATGGTGGAAGAGGCAGAAAAAGTTATTGGCATAATGACCGGAGAAGGTGTGATTCCAAATCATGTTACTTATACGACTCTGATAAATGGATACTGTCAGAAAGGTGATATCAAGGAGGGGCTGAGGATAAGAGAGGAAATGATCCACcgaaattttcaaatgaatcaTGTTACTTACGGAACACTGCTTAATGGACTATGCCGTCAGGGTTTGGTGCATGATGCTGATCGGTTGCTCAAAGAGATGGTGACTCTAGGCTTGGAACCAGATCAGATTGCATACTGTATCCTTATGAATGGCTACAGCAAGCAAGGAAATATGCAGAAGGTGAGTCAACTGTTTGGTGATATGTGCTCAAAGGGAATCGTGCCCAATGCTTTTGCACATGGAGCGACTCTCTATGGATTATGTAAGAGTGGCAAGCTATTTGAGGCCATGAATTATTTTGAGAGTCTGGTCAATAGTGAGGCAGTTACGGATGTTTTTCTATATAATATTATGATAGATGGCTGTGTAAAGTTTGGCTATGTTTCTGAGGCAGTCAAAATATATGAGCAGTTGATTAAGGCTGGATTGACTCCTTCCATGGTTACCATAAATTCTCTCATCTTTGGTTTTTGCAAAATCGGTAGTCTGGTTGAAGCTAGGGAGCTTCTGGAAACAAGTGAATCTCTCGGTTTGCTTCCAAATGAGATAAGCTACACTATTCTGTTGGACGGGTATTGTGCGGTAGGGGACACAGAGATGATGGTTCAATTGTTTAATCAGATGGAGGAAAAAGCCATCCAGCCAAATGTTATTACCTACACTATACTAGTGAAAAAGCTCTGCGAACAAGGGCATCTTGAAAaatctttccattttctaaGAGAAATGTGCAGAAAGGGGATATCTGCAGATCCAGTTGTGTACAATGTTCTTATCAAAAGGTTTTGTGATCAGCATGATTTAAGGATGGCCATCTATCTACATGATGAGATGCTGCGTCATGGCGTTATGCCCAGCCCTGCTACATATCATGTTATCATCAACAGCCTCTGCTTGAAGGGTAAAGTGGAAATTGCAGAAGAACTGCTTGATTCTCGTGTCAAGCAAG ATATCCTCTTCCCAACTATCGTCATTAGGGGACAGCTGTCAATGACAAACTTCCTGTTTTGA
- the LOC116265589 gene encoding putative pentatricopeptide repeat-containing protein At1g13630 isoform X3 has translation MNHLFRWWRILRPRPLLPKPSLFSGFALCSEVTAPEEDELQEHSGPILPSLRDPILDTVACLIKVGARRFLSSNRFSELVSSLAPYHVDRMLISLKGDADSSFYLFKCLREQHGFCHSRFSCFLVAHVLAREKRLRDVLWVLRSLVEKEGSMDEAMDTLKNMKLDKIKPDLISYNSLIYGFAILGMVEEAEKVIGIMTGEGVIPNHVTYTTLINGYCQKGDIKEGLRIREEMIHRNFQMNHVTYGTLLNGLCRQGLVHDADRLLKEMVTLGLEPDQIAYCILMNGYSKQGNMQKVSQLFGDMCSKGIVPNAFAHGATLYGLCKSGKLFEAMNYFESLVNSEAVTDVFLYNIMIDGCVKFGYVSEAVKIYEQLIKAGLTPSMVTINSLIFGFCKIGSLVEARELLETSESLGLLPNEISYTILLDGYCAVGDTEMMVQLFNQMEEKAIQPNVITYTILVKKLCEQGHLEKSFHFLREMCRKGISADPVVYNVLIKRFCDQHDLRMAIYLHDEMLRHGVMPSPATYHVIINSLCLKGKVEIAEELLDSRVKQGVALDKRLFHLIMSAYCIRRNIQKTVVLFNKMKEVGFRISIADYSVVINRLCKRNLSYSAKVFFVMMLRDGISPDKEICSILIQSFEREGDLNSVNALQAKMIQCNLDWFYVRGET, from the exons ATGAACCATCTCTTTCGATGGTGGAGGATTCTTCGTCCGAGACCTCTCCTGCCCAAACCTTCTCTCTTCTCTGGTTTCGCTCTCTGCTCAGAAGTGACAGCTCCAGAAGAAGACGAGCTACAAGAGCACTCTGGCCCCATCCTTCCGAGCCTCAGGGACCCCATTTTGGATACTGTTGCGTGTTTGATCAAGGTGGGTGCAAGGAGATTCCTTAGTAGCAATAGATTTTCCGAGCTTGTGTCATCGTTGGCTCCGTATCACGTAGACCGGATGCTTATCAGTCTCAAGGGCGACGCTGATTCCTCATTCTACCTCTTCAAATGCCTCCGGGAGCAACATGGGTTTTGCCACTCCAGATTCTCTTGCTTCCTGGTTGCACACGTCTTGGCCCGAGAGAAGCGTTTGCGGGACGTGCTGTGGGTGCTGCGGTCATTGGTTGAAAAAGAAG GTTCCATGGATGAAGCCATGGACACATTGAAGAACATGAAGCTGGACAAGATAAAACCAGATTTGATCAGTTACAATTCTCTCATTTATGGTTTTGCTATACTTGGTATGGTGGAAGAGGCAGAAAAAGTTATTGGCATAATGACCGGAGAAGGTGTGATTCCAAATCATGTTACTTATACGACTCTGATAAATGGATACTGTCAGAAAGGTGATATCAAGGAGGGGCTGAGGATAAGAGAGGAAATGATCCACcgaaattttcaaatgaatcaTGTTACTTACGGAACACTGCTTAATGGACTATGCCGTCAGGGTTTGGTGCATGATGCTGATCGGTTGCTCAAAGAGATGGTGACTCTAGGCTTGGAACCAGATCAGATTGCATACTGTATCCTTATGAATGGCTACAGCAAGCAAGGAAATATGCAGAAGGTGAGTCAACTGTTTGGTGATATGTGCTCAAAGGGAATCGTGCCCAATGCTTTTGCACATGGAGCGACTCTCTATGGATTATGTAAGAGTGGCAAGCTATTTGAGGCCATGAATTATTTTGAGAGTCTGGTCAATAGTGAGGCAGTTACGGATGTTTTTCTATATAATATTATGATAGATGGCTGTGTAAAGTTTGGCTATGTTTCTGAGGCAGTCAAAATATATGAGCAGTTGATTAAGGCTGGATTGACTCCTTCCATGGTTACCATAAATTCTCTCATCTTTGGTTTTTGCAAAATCGGTAGTCTGGTTGAAGCTAGGGAGCTTCTGGAAACAAGTGAATCTCTCGGTTTGCTTCCAAATGAGATAAGCTACACTATTCTGTTGGACGGGTATTGTGCGGTAGGGGACACAGAGATGATGGTTCAATTGTTTAATCAGATGGAGGAAAAAGCCATCCAGCCAAATGTTATTACCTACACTATACTAGTGAAAAAGCTCTGCGAACAAGGGCATCTTGAAAaatctttccattttctaaGAGAAATGTGCAGAAAGGGGATATCTGCAGATCCAGTTGTGTACAATGTTCTTATCAAAAGGTTTTGTGATCAGCATGATTTAAGGATGGCCATCTATCTACATGATGAGATGCTGCGTCATGGCGTTATGCCCAGCCCTGCTACATATCATGTTATCATCAACAGCCTCTGCTTGAAGGGTAAAGTGGAAATTGCAGAAGAACTGCTTGATTCTCGTGTCAAGCAAGGTGTGGCTTTGGATAAGAGGCTCTTTCATTTGATAATGAGTGCATACTGCATAAGAAGAAACATACAGAAAACTGTAGttcttttcaataaaatgaaagaagttGGTTTTAGAATTTCAATTGCTGATTATAGTGTTGTTATAAATAGACTTTGCAAACGGAACTTATCATATTcagcaaaagttttttttgtgaTGATGTTAAGGGATGGGATATCCCCTGATAAAGAGATTTGCAGCATTTTAATTCAAAGTTTTGAGCGGGAAGGTGATCTTAATTCAGTAAATGCACTTCAAGCTAAGATGATCCAGTGTAACTTGGACTGGTTTTATGTGAGAGGGGAAACATAA
- the LOC116265589 gene encoding putative pentatricopeptide repeat-containing protein At1g13630 isoform X1 has translation MNHLFRWWRILRPRPLLPKPSLFSGFALCSEVTAPEEDELQEHSGPILPSLRDPILDTVACLIKVGARRFLSSNRFSELVSSLAPYHVDRMLISLKGDADSSFYLFKCLREQHGFCHSRFSCFLVAHVLAREKRLRDVLWVLRSLVEKEGVGSATDLCEALWNEFRGWDCNDLVFDMLASVYSRTEMVDDALCILFKMRALGFHVSILTYNQLLYNLRHTNMVLEMYEEICSSGIVPDVHTYTILIDALCKQKQLGQALAFFQELRDIGYRPCIVTLNSLMSGFCKAGSVNTAKSFLRVMLYYGFFPDRCSYNILIHGLSLVGSMDEAMDTLKNMKLDKIKPDLISYNSLIYGFAILGMVEEAEKVIGIMTGEGVIPNHVTYTTLINGYCQKGDIKEGLRIREEMIHRNFQMNHVTYGTLLNGLCRQGLVHDADRLLKEMVTLGLEPDQIAYCILMNGYSKQGNMQKVSQLFGDMCSKGIVPNAFAHGATLYGLCKSGKLFEAMNYFESLVNSEAVTDVFLYNIMIDGCVKFGYVSEAVKIYEQLIKAGLTPSMVTINSLIFGFCKIGSLVEARELLETSESLGLLPNEISYTILLDGYCAVGDTEMMVQLFNQMEEKAIQPNVITYTILVKKLCEQGHLEKSFHFLREMCRKGISADPVVYNVLIKRFCDQHDLRMAIYLHDEMLRHGVMPSPATYHVIINSLCLKGKVEIAEELLDSRVKQGVALDKRLFHLIMSAYCIRRNIQKTVVLFNKMKEVGFRISIADYSVVINRLCKRNLSYSAKVFFVMMLRDGISPDKEICSILIQSFEREGDLNSVNALQAKMIQCNLDWFYVRGET, from the exons ATGAACCATCTCTTTCGATGGTGGAGGATTCTTCGTCCGAGACCTCTCCTGCCCAAACCTTCTCTCTTCTCTGGTTTCGCTCTCTGCTCAGAAGTGACAGCTCCAGAAGAAGACGAGCTACAAGAGCACTCTGGCCCCATCCTTCCGAGCCTCAGGGACCCCATTTTGGATACTGTTGCGTGTTTGATCAAGGTGGGTGCAAGGAGATTCCTTAGTAGCAATAGATTTTCCGAGCTTGTGTCATCGTTGGCTCCGTATCACGTAGACCGGATGCTTATCAGTCTCAAGGGCGACGCTGATTCCTCATTCTACCTCTTCAAATGCCTCCGGGAGCAACATGGGTTTTGCCACTCCAGATTCTCTTGCTTCCTGGTTGCACACGTCTTGGCCCGAGAGAAGCGTTTGCGGGACGTGCTGTGGGTGCTGCGGTCATTGGTTGAAAAAGAAG GGGTTGGTTCAGCTACTGACCTTTGTGAGGCATTGTGGAACGAATTCAGGGGGTGGGACTGCAACGACCTTGTTTTTGATATGCTGGCAAGCGTGTACTCGAGAACCGAAATGGTTGATGATGCACTTTGCATCCTCTTTAAGATGAGGGCTCTcggttttcatgtttcaatacTAACTTATAATCAACTTCTCTACAACTTAAGACACACAAACATGGTGCTGGAAATGTATGAGGAGATATGTTCTAGTGGCATTGTCCCGGATGTGCACACTTACACAATCCTTATTGACGCTCTATGCAAGCAGAAACAGCTGGGACAAGCACTGGCATTCTTTCAAGAACTGAGGGATATAGGATATAGACCTTGCATCGTCACCTTGAATAGTCTTATGTCTGGCTTCTGCAAGGCAGGATCTGTTAATACTGCCAAATCCTTTCTTCGTGTGATGCTTTATTATGGATTCTTCCCTGACAGATGCAGTTATAATATACTTATCCATGGCCTTTCTTTGGTAGGTTCCATGGATGAAGCCATGGACACATTGAAGAACATGAAGCTGGACAAGATAAAACCAGATTTGATCAGTTACAATTCTCTCATTTATGGTTTTGCTATACTTGGTATGGTGGAAGAGGCAGAAAAAGTTATTGGCATAATGACCGGAGAAGGTGTGATTCCAAATCATGTTACTTATACGACTCTGATAAATGGATACTGTCAGAAAGGTGATATCAAGGAGGGGCTGAGGATAAGAGAGGAAATGATCCACcgaaattttcaaatgaatcaTGTTACTTACGGAACACTGCTTAATGGACTATGCCGTCAGGGTTTGGTGCATGATGCTGATCGGTTGCTCAAAGAGATGGTGACTCTAGGCTTGGAACCAGATCAGATTGCATACTGTATCCTTATGAATGGCTACAGCAAGCAAGGAAATATGCAGAAGGTGAGTCAACTGTTTGGTGATATGTGCTCAAAGGGAATCGTGCCCAATGCTTTTGCACATGGAGCGACTCTCTATGGATTATGTAAGAGTGGCAAGCTATTTGAGGCCATGAATTATTTTGAGAGTCTGGTCAATAGTGAGGCAGTTACGGATGTTTTTCTATATAATATTATGATAGATGGCTGTGTAAAGTTTGGCTATGTTTCTGAGGCAGTCAAAATATATGAGCAGTTGATTAAGGCTGGATTGACTCCTTCCATGGTTACCATAAATTCTCTCATCTTTGGTTTTTGCAAAATCGGTAGTCTGGTTGAAGCTAGGGAGCTTCTGGAAACAAGTGAATCTCTCGGTTTGCTTCCAAATGAGATAAGCTACACTATTCTGTTGGACGGGTATTGTGCGGTAGGGGACACAGAGATGATGGTTCAATTGTTTAATCAGATGGAGGAAAAAGCCATCCAGCCAAATGTTATTACCTACACTATACTAGTGAAAAAGCTCTGCGAACAAGGGCATCTTGAAAaatctttccattttctaaGAGAAATGTGCAGAAAGGGGATATCTGCAGATCCAGTTGTGTACAATGTTCTTATCAAAAGGTTTTGTGATCAGCATGATTTAAGGATGGCCATCTATCTACATGATGAGATGCTGCGTCATGGCGTTATGCCCAGCCCTGCTACATATCATGTTATCATCAACAGCCTCTGCTTGAAGGGTAAAGTGGAAATTGCAGAAGAACTGCTTGATTCTCGTGTCAAGCAAGGTGTGGCTTTGGATAAGAGGCTCTTTCATTTGATAATGAGTGCATACTGCATAAGAAGAAACATACAGAAAACTGTAGttcttttcaataaaatgaaagaagttGGTTTTAGAATTTCAATTGCTGATTATAGTGTTGTTATAAATAGACTTTGCAAACGGAACTTATCATATTcagcaaaagttttttttgtgaTGATGTTAAGGGATGGGATATCCCCTGATAAAGAGATTTGCAGCATTTTAATTCAAAGTTTTGAGCGGGAAGGTGATCTTAATTCAGTAAATGCACTTCAAGCTAAGATGATCCAGTGTAACTTGGACTGGTTTTATGTGAGAGGGGAAACATAA